One stretch of Leptospira mtsangambouensis DNA includes these proteins:
- a CDS encoding VOC family protein gives MAKSKLLEMHNVGIVVESLGKAISFFQEIGLTLEGRMVVAGEWAGQVTGLKNQEVEIAMMVTPDGHTRIELSQFISPKTISDHRTAPVNSLGYLRIMFRVDNLDELLSRLEKHGTTVVGDVVLFENIYKLCFIRGVEGILIGLAEQIGTQTATDILEKT, from the coding sequence ATGGCAAAAAGTAAATTACTGGAAATGCATAATGTCGGAATCGTTGTGGAATCACTCGGCAAAGCGATTTCTTTTTTTCAAGAAATTGGACTAACACTGGAAGGACGAATGGTCGTTGCTGGTGAGTGGGCAGGGCAAGTTACAGGACTTAAGAATCAGGAAGTAGAGATTGCAATGATGGTGACCCCAGACGGACACACTCGTATAGAACTATCTCAATTTATATCACCAAAAACAATCTCTGATCACAGAACAGCTCCAGTCAATTCTCTTGGTTATCTTCGTATTATGTTTAGAGTGGACAACCTAGACGAATTGTTATCTCGCTTAGAAAAACATGGTACCACAGTTGTTGGCGATGTGGTTTTATTTGAAAATATATATAAACTCTGTTTTATTCGCGGAGTAGAGGGAATCCTCATAGGACTTGCAGAACAAATCGGAACCCAAACAGCAACGGATATTTTAGAGAAAACGTAA